In Nostoc sp. CENA543, a single genomic region encodes these proteins:
- the fraC gene encoding filament integrity protein FraC, protein MFDNITLPIIWPVGVILFNFLFFLIAIPIEAYVFHRRLNFDKKSSTFYAIAVNLFSGVVGWVIFFFVEPRLPVPIKTDLINYVFFNVLKSSNTQGILILTTVTIFFGTFLMKFFLLRILVFSLSEDFGKTQDDRPLLTRIQNSFLGKAQFQNTNLVTTTIIANSLSYTAITFILWFRTLRIFTSY, encoded by the coding sequence ATGTTCGATAATATTACTCTCCCTATAATCTGGCCTGTTGGAGTCATTCTATTTAATTTTTTGTTCTTTTTAATTGCCATCCCCATTGAGGCCTACGTCTTTCACCGAAGATTAAATTTTGATAAAAAATCTAGCACCTTTTATGCGATCGCAGTCAACCTGTTCTCTGGTGTCGTTGGTTGGGTAATTTTCTTTTTCGTAGAACCTAGGTTGCCAGTGCCAATTAAAACTGATCTAATTAATTATGTATTTTTTAATGTTTTAAAATCTAGTAACACTCAAGGGATTTTAATTTTAACGACTGTAACTATTTTCTTTGGCACATTCTTGATGAAATTTTTTCTCTTAAGAATTTTGGTGTTTTCTTTAAGTGAAGATTTCGGCAAAACTCAAGATGATAGACCTTTATTGACACGGATACAAAATAGCTTTCTTGGTAAGGCTCAATTTCAAAATACTAATTTAGTTACCACTACAATCATAGCAAATTCGCTGAGTTACACTGCGATTACTTTTATTTTATGGTTTAGAACTTTAAGGATATTCACTTCATACTAA
- a CDS encoding cob(I)yrinic acid a,c-diamide adenosyltransferase encodes MTRNGIGIRTAQVRSERLTGQIHVYDGLGKGKSQAALGVVLRSIGLGINTPSNSNRVLLLRFLKGPERDYDEDGAIAALQRGFPHLIDQVRTGRAEFFGVDEITAFDRAEAARGWDVAKGAIASGLYSVVVLDELNPVLDLGLLSVDEVVRTIKSKPQELEIIATGRGAPQQLLDIADLHSEMKPQHHPTATELLMQGIEIYTGAGKGKSTSALGKALQAIGRGINHPGSTRVLIMQWLKGGSGYTEDAAIAALRQSYPEVVDHQRCGRDAIVWRNSRQELDYVEAERGWEIAKTAIASGLYKTIILDELNPTVDLELLPVEPIVQALLRKPRDTEIIITGRCQNHPAYFDLASIHSEVYCHKHYANHGVELKRGVDF; translated from the coding sequence ATGACTAGGAATGGTATTGGTATTCGCACAGCACAAGTGCGTTCAGAACGACTGACGGGTCAAATACACGTATATGATGGCTTGGGTAAGGGTAAATCCCAAGCTGCTTTAGGTGTTGTTTTACGCTCAATAGGTTTGGGAATCAATACACCGAGTAATTCTAATCGGGTCTTACTACTACGGTTTTTGAAAGGGCCGGAACGAGACTATGATGAAGACGGTGCGATCGCAGCTTTACAACGCGGTTTTCCCCATCTAATTGATCAAGTCCGCACTGGGAGAGCAGAATTTTTTGGTGTCGATGAAATCACAGCCTTTGATCGCGCTGAAGCGGCGCGGGGTTGGGATGTCGCCAAAGGCGCGATCGCTTCCGGTTTATATTCCGTCGTCGTCTTAGATGAACTTAACCCCGTCCTGGATTTAGGTTTACTCTCCGTCGATGAAGTAGTGCGGACAATCAAATCAAAACCCCAAGAATTAGAAATCATCGCCACTGGACGCGGTGCGCCGCAACAATTATTAGATATTGCGGATTTGCACTCAGAAATGAAACCCCAGCACCATCCCACAGCCACAGAATTACTCATGCAAGGGATTGAAATTTATACAGGTGCAGGCAAGGGTAAATCTACTAGTGCTTTAGGTAAAGCCTTACAAGCCATAGGTAGAGGTATCAATCACCCAGGCTCAACCCGTGTATTAATTATGCAGTGGCTCAAAGGTGGTAGCGGCTACACAGAAGATGCAGCGATCGCCGCCTTGCGACAATCCTATCCCGAAGTTGTAGATCATCAACGCTGTGGTCGAGATGCGATTGTTTGGCGTAATTCTCGCCAAGAATTAGACTATGTAGAAGCCGAAAGAGGTTGGGAGATTGCCAAAACTGCGATCGCCTCTGGACTCTATAAAACCATCATCCTCGACGAACTCAACCCCACCGTCGATTTAGAACTGCTTCCCGTAGAACCCATCGTGCAAGCACTACTCCGCAAACCCCGCGACACCGAAATCATTATTACCGGTCGCTGTCAAAATCACCCCGCCTACTTTGACTTAGCCAGCATTCACTCAGAAGTTTATTGCCACAAACACTATGCTAACCACGGCGTAGAACTCAAACGCGGAGTGGATTTTTAA